A stretch of Acipenser ruthenus chromosome 1, fAciRut3.2 maternal haplotype, whole genome shotgun sequence DNA encodes these proteins:
- the LOC117408638 gene encoding tetraspanin-36, which produces MDCGIITSKSVLLFLSVIFWLAGACLSYVGSYVFTSYKNYGNFLEDKYTLLPAVIILVVAVVMFIIGIIGCCATLRESRVGLGFFLVIILIIFAAEVAAFVLAIVYQGRIKSDVERSMNDVFQKYDGSNAESRAVDYLQQQVQCCGVNSYVDWNTTQWYNSTGNHSVPESCCKQGFTNCTGSMDQTENIYTLGCESKLARILQDVMSYAMLVILGFAILKFFGMLSVCVITCKNRRQREYQPLYSGTYA; this is translated from the exons ATGGATTGTGGAATAATAACTTCTAAATCTGTTTTACTTTTTCTCAGTGTAATATTCTGG cTTGCAGGCGCCTGTCTTTCTTACGTGGGATCCTATGTGTTCACCAGCTACAAAAACTATGGCAACTTCCTGGAAGACAAATATACTCTGCTGCCTGCAGTGATCATCCTTGTTGTTGCCGTGGTGATGTTCATCATCGGAATTATTGGCTGCTGCGCCACACTACGGGAGTCTCGTGTTGGACTGGGATTT TTCCTGGTCATTATCCTGATCATTTTTGCTGCTGAAGTTGCTGCCTTTGTGCTTGCAATCGTCTACCAGGGACGG ataaaaagTGATGTTGAGAGATCAATGAATGATGTATTCCAGAAGTATGATGGAAGTAATGCTGAAAGCAGGGCAGTGGATTACTTGCAACAACAG GTGCAGTGCTGTGGAGTCAATAGCTACGTTGACTGGAATACCACTCAGTGGTACAACTCCACTGGTAACCACTCTGTGCCTGAGAGCTGCTGCAAACAGGGCTTTACTAACTGCACCGGGAGCATGGACCAAACAGAAAACATCTACACTCTG GGCTGTGAATCCAAGCTGGCCCGCATCCTGCAAGATGTGATGAGCTATGCCATGCTGGTGATCCTGGGATTTGCCATTCTGAAG TTTTTTGGgatgctgagtgtgtgtgtgatcacATGCAAGAACAGGAGGCAGCGTGAATATCAGCCTTTGTATTCAGGAACGTATGCATAA
- the LOC117421558 gene encoding spindle and kinetochore-associated protein 1 → MDSSELEDLTQHINDKISGVMKILHLRTLAKDPDKRNMLKKISQDLLSINNLLNQFEAQVNQQKEILKSLKELEKFFEEDVKQAKHLKENIPPHMPRKGPVQSSAAVLKTSQGPESNKELELSKKPSKHKDCIREMLFITTAEFENIPAYMKGRFTYDQINNVIQDINKAVVCKYKILKQSLKSMNNATRKLYQRFKDEECKETKGQYFIVDADIKEFTQMKVEKKFHVMLNMLRHCQRLREVRGGGIIRYMLQ, encoded by the exons ATGGACTCTTCTGAGCTGGAAGATTTGACCCAGCACATCAATGACAAAATATCTGGTGTCATGAAGATCCTCCATTTAAGGACCTTGG CCAAGGACCCTGATAAGAGAAATATGCTGAAAAAGATAAGTCAGGATCTTCTCTCTATAAACAACCTTTTAAACCAATTTGAAGCACAGGTTAACCAGCAAAAAGAGATACTGAAATCACTCAAG GAGTTAGAGAAATTTTTTGAGGAGGATGTGAAACAGGCAAAACACCTCAAAGAGAATATTCCTCCCCACATGCCCAGGAAGGGGCCTGTTCAGAGCAG TGCTGCAGTGCTAAAAACAAGCCAAGGACCTGAAAGTAATAAGGAATTGGAGCTTTCAAAGAAACCCTCCAAACACAAAGATTGTATTCGAGAGATGCTGTTCATCACAACTGCAGAGTTTGAAAACATTCCAGC ATACATGAAAGGGCGGTTTACCTACGACCAGATCAACAATGTTATTCAAGACATTAACAAAGCAGTGGTGTGCAAGTATAAGATTTTGAAGCAATCTCTCAAATCCATGAACAATGCAACACGAAAACTTTACCAGAGATTCAAGGATGAAGAGTGCAAAGAAACCAAAG GTCAGTATTTTATTGTGGATGCTGATATTAAGGAGTTCACCCAAATGAAGGTGGAAAAGAAGTTCCATGTGATGCTGAACATGCTGCGGCACTGCCAGAGACTGCGAGAGGTCAGGGGGGGAGGGATCATCCGCTACATGCTGCAGTGA